From a region of the Bernardetia sp. genome:
- a CDS encoding M48 family metalloprotease, with protein sequence MTKIKSFFSLSFLFGLLLILGACDKDGNINFFSIEEDINIGQQVAAELEADSTVIILDESEYSEAYSYIRNLTSKVLASNDIRYRDEFVWQVKIIQDDETLNAFCAPGGYIYVYTGIIKYLDTEDQLAGVMGHEIAHADKRHVTDNLTKAYGYETLFAIFFGNDQGQLAGIAKGLINLSYGRAAEREADDFSVLYLCDTEYQSNGAAGFFQKIINEGQSSSPPEFLSTHPNPDNRVEAINNKAREEGCSITPSGNNYAAFKASLPE encoded by the coding sequence GGGAGCTTGCGACAAAGACGGAAACATAAACTTTTTTTCTATTGAAGAAGATATCAACATAGGGCAGCAAGTAGCTGCCGAACTAGAAGCAGACTCTACTGTTATTATTTTAGATGAAAGCGAATATTCAGAAGCCTATTCTTATATTCGAAACTTAACAAGCAAAGTATTAGCTTCTAACGATATTCGTTATCGTGATGAATTTGTTTGGCAAGTCAAAATTATTCAAGATGATGAAACCCTAAATGCCTTTTGTGCTCCTGGTGGTTATATTTATGTCTATACAGGTATTATTAAATACCTAGACACAGAAGACCAACTCGCTGGCGTAATGGGACACGAGATTGCACATGCTGATAAACGCCATGTAACTGATAACTTAACAAAAGCCTATGGCTACGAAACACTTTTTGCTATCTTTTTTGGAAATGACCAAGGACAGCTTGCAGGAATTGCAAAAGGCTTAATAAATTTGAGTTATGGTAGAGCTGCAGAGCGTGAAGCAGATGATTTTTCTGTTCTTTACTTATGTGATACAGAATATCAATCGAATGGAGCAGCAGGATTTTTCCAAAAGATTATCAATGAAGGTCAAAGCAGTTCGCCACCAGAATTTTTAAGCACTCATCCAAACCCAGATAACCGAGTAGAAGCCATCAATAACAAGGCAAGAGAAGAAGGATGTAGTATAACACCAAGTGGAAACAATTATGCAGCGTTTAAGGCTTCCCTGCCTGAATAA